The Pagrus major chromosome 1, Pma_NU_1.0 genome includes the window GTTGCTAGGCACCGGGTATGTTTCAGTAAAACTGTCAGTTTTGTGTGAGATAATGTTGACGTTGCTCGTGTTTGTCCATACATTTGCAGTATGGGTTTGTGAATCACGCCTTGGAGCTCCTCGTTCTCAGGAATTACGGCCCGGAAGTGTGGGAAGACATCAAGTGAGTTTTCTTGATCATGTGTTTACTATTGTTGGTATCATAGGTTACACTGTGTGACCAACCAGACCTCAGAGACACTTGTACTACTGGAGTGAAGCTCACTATCAGCTCACACACTGCCAGTGTGTTTCCAGTAGGGATAGACAtttgcttttactgtaattattAACCTCCATCTTCTGCAGGCTCACACTGAAAGTCAGATTAAGTTAAGAgaaatatgtcacattttaaattctgcctcacagcagcttcactcttAGTCAAAATCTTCAATAATTGGCTGAAACATGTAggcaaaaacatttgtttaatgcTGGATTGGTAACAGAAGTATTCAGAgcccttaaaggggcactgtatagttttggagaagaaattcaaatacagaattttaatatttacaatcagatttttttaaaaaaattttttaaactgaataaacaagcagttttgtccttttgtttgtttaatttgtttaggcatgaagaatcagtcagtgaagagctttctcttctgatagaaatgtcttcctcaaaactacatagtgcacctttaattaagtAAATATATGAAGGTATTACCaccaaaatgtacttaattttagtttgtttaaaacaaGGACACTGCATAATCAGTGTCCAGATGTCCGGATATATCATAATGCCAATTTTTATCTCTCATCTCTTTACATGTATACGATTGACATATAGCAGCATGAAACGATAAACAGCACTAATAAATACACCTGTGGGACAGAACAGTGTGTATTCATGTAGAGGGACATTATCAGTATATATACTAcatttttggggccgatgccgACACCGATATGAGGGTGTACAACTActctgatattgatatattggccgatattcataaatacacattttttgccatGATCCAACAAATTGCTATATCAAAAACTTGTGACCAAGATAcatatgtaacagaggcaggatatttcacagtttcacaagaaactttattgtccaaaatgacatcagtgcattGAAATAATGAACTTTACTTGggaatttaatatttttaaactaaCCAAAGCATTTTTATTGCATTATCAAAAAACggcacaattaaaaaaataagtacaTATTGGCAAATATCAGATACAGATTTATCTGTGATAGGGCAATATCAGCTGACAATATTGGCAAACTGATTATTTAATGTTGGTTTTAAGTGATTAGAACTAATACTTACAAGTACcctaagtaaaagtaccaaattatgaaaaaaatggTCCCTGTAAGTGTTATTATTTGATTGTTATAACTAATACAGTATATCTTTTTCAGGTAGTTTAATCTAAAACAATCAGATTTTATAAAATGgtaatatgttttttatgtactGCAAAGTAATAACTATTTccagctgtcaaataaatgtagttgggtaaaacatacaaatgttccctctgaaatgtgcagCAGAAAGCACAAAGTAAATAGAAGCACTGGAGTAAAGTACAAGCGCCTCAATCAGGGCCGTAACCAGggttttagaaatactgaggtcacGAGTCCAAGCCCCCCTCaccatcagaaaaaaaaacagatatctAAAATAAACtctcatatttatttttcatgatttaggatttttagtattttatttattcaattaacTGTCAAAGTTTTAATAACTTTgattttgtaatttttatttCTAAACATGACTCTTCAAAACAACGAGACAGACAGCCCTTTTTCGCTTTGTTGCACTGCATTTTTTAGATATATAAAGTTAAATGGTGGGGGTTGTTAATTGGTTTAATTAGGTACAGTAGGTAGTAAATTTTTTATCAACCCATTAAGTATAGCTCCATCCCtacatttttcagaaaaatggAGAGACATGTTTCTTTTCACTGGACAGGGACTCTGCAGACTGCAGGAAAGACAATTCTTGTGGGAAAATAAAAGAATCcttcatttatttgttatttgtggGACATGACCTCAGCTACAGCCCTTCCTCAACAAAGTACAATTAcgttacattccaccactgacaAGTCCTGCAAAcctatttagtttttgtatcaTATAGAGGGAGAATGTGGTACATATATCCCATTCCAACAAACACCCACGGTGAATGCAATTCCCTGTCCACCACTATAGTATTAACATGTAATTTTTTCGGCATGTTGAAATGTTTGGCTCAATCTTcgtttatttttcatgtgtagTCTTAACTGCCCTAGACTTGACCCTGCCTAAAAAAAGAAGCATTAGAAAAAAAcccagcagcagctgcctcCTGTAAAGTTCTCAAAGTGGTCAAAACTGGAGCTCCCTGCATCATCTCTGCAAATGTAACTCATTGTTATTTATTGCACaattcatcatgttttttctaaaaaatgaacacttattttctttacaaatgCTTTTAAGGTTTGGTATGTTGTTTCAGCTGCTACACATTCTGATAAAATTGGGGTTTCTGATCAGGCTTGttaatcatttctgttttcttagTTAAACAGTTGTAATCAGAACCTCATTATGTTTTCTGACAATTTTGTGTAAAATGGATTGTCAAATGTATAAATAGCAAAGCTCAATgtgagctgtgttttttttgtcaaagaacCTGCAGTAAAACTAAACCTGGTTGTCTGTACGTGTTTAAAACCATACATCCACTTTAAAGCAACTTTTTTATGTTACTGTAATATAAATCAAGATGGCTTACACTGACTGGGCACAAATGAGACCTAACTTGTTATTGGATTATTCCTGTGAACAGAAGTTGCCCTGTGATTTAGGCAACATAAGAAAAGCAATTCCAAGAAGGCAAAGCCATTGGATGCCTGAACACGTTGCCTACAATGACTGTTTACTTCTGCCTTAGACATTTGCTGTAGCTCATGAGTGATGacttcactttgttttcagGAGGGAGGCTCAGCTTGATATCGAGGGTCAGTTCCTGGTTAGAATCATATACGAAGATGGCAAAACATACgatcttgttgctgctgcaagTAAAGTTCTCAGTAAGtgattttcttaaaaatgttaaaataaaaattgttcTATATGTGgtttatgataataaaaaaagtgtAGCTTTAAACTATTATAAGAATTTGTGTCACTGATGTGATCCTTCCTGTATTTCAGAGATTGATGCAGGAGAGATCTTGCAGTTGTTCGGGAAGATGTTTTTTGAGTTTTGCCAAGAGTCGGGATATGACACCATCTTGCGAGTGTTAGGATCGAATGTTCGGGAGTTCCTGCAGGTAGGCTGTCTCACCTCTTTGCATGGAAATAGTTGTATAATGTCTTCAGTAGCTCCAGAGCAGCTGTGTAAATTCTCAGAAAGGTCCTTTTTACACAGAGATTGTGCAATACCGCCACAATTAAGACCGTTCGTAAAgctgcctttgtgtttttacactgaataaaactgaataatGCTGGCCCAGTGTGTgatttaaaaggtgcagtatgtaagaactggccacttGTGGGATTCATACTCAGAACAAACAATAGGGCTTCATATTACCAAAGTAACAGCTAATGTCTGCATCTAATGTGATTTTACATTAGCGTCGGGCAGCGCTTTCCAAACAAGCATAACGTGGCAAAAACAATCAGTTGCTGTCCCTGATATATGTTTGACCTCATCCTTCTTCTTTGAGTAAGCTGCTGACTGctagctgctttttaaaatctcttGATGGTCAGTCACACACATAACACGTAGTTAACATGTCACATCCCTGTCTCGCGCCTGCCTGCTCActctttttacactttttactATCTCTCCTGTCATCTCAGAGGTGGAACAACAGTGACCCCCCGTTACATCTTCGGACCTTATATACAGAACTGCAAGGCAGAATAAGGCACAACAGTCCTgtcttgaacaggctgtgtcaAAGGCTCTATGATAACCCCTGATGATGtgaaagtgatgtcatcagggttggGCTTGATACTTTGAATTTTTCACAGAAAGCTGAAATACGTGAGCATTTACTGGGCAGGGAGGGTCTAATGAAAGACGCTTTtttgttgcattatgggaagtgtaggatgCAGCATTTGTAGATACTCAGGACTCAAAGTCAGGATATCTTAGCCTTTACTGCTTCAGCTTGAAAGAGCTGGAAGACTTCTTTAAGGTCTCATGTATAATGTACAGTTTCATCATCCAATTAATTTTACCCTCAGCCAGATTTAATTAACTGTGCAGTGATTGAATGTTGCATATTTAACTTTTCAGAATCTGGATGCTCTACATGACCACCTCGGTACCATCTATCCCGGGATGAGGGCTCCCTCGTTCCGCTGCACAGATGCCGAGAAGGGCAACAATCTGATTCTTCACTACTACTCAGAGAGAGAAGGCCTGCAAGACATTGTGATTGGCATCATTAAAACCGTCGCTCAACAAATCCACGGCACAGAGATAGAGATGAAggtctgctctgctgtttttgttccgTCTTCATGCACACTGAACCCGCAGCTCTAATGGCCCgctctgctgctgatgatgaatgAAGATGACTTTACAGTTTTCCCCCATTTCTCTCTAATTTATTCTATTCAACATTCCATGAAGCCTTTTAGTCCCTGTAATGTTTTGACTTGAAATGTGTGCGCTCGTGTCTGAGAATATAATTGAAGAGGTTATAATGTGAAGATTAAACAACAGAAAGTTCCAAAATAACCAGACAGGAGCAGTGCTGCGCTGTGACAACTGCAGTTCAGTGCTGAGTTTTTGGCTAATGTCTGTGAGTCACAGGATATTTTTAGATCTAAGTTATAGAGTCCCAAGCTTGGGAGTCTTTcaaggagtttttttttcttccacagttttattttaactttgtcAAACTGTCgatgaatttaaattgtttatCCCGGATCCACATTTTTTACCTTGGCTCATTCACTCCACAACGCTAATCAAATTTTGTCTAAACCAGTATGAATAACTTGATATCATGGACCGCCattggtatttttatttgtatgttaATGTGCAGCCCACAAATCGCGGCCTGTAGACGTCCCCTGCACTTTGCCTGGAGCTTACTCTTTGTTTCATAACATTCGACATTTTCTCCGAACCTAATCATATTGTACAGACAGGATAATATTTTTCAGCAATTGTGTGTGTAATGAAAGAACAGTAAATGGCAGACGCTCCAAATGTGACACCCAATTTCTGGATATATTAGCCTCTGTTGCTGTGGCAACAGGGCGCAGAGACAGCAGCTCGACGTCAGCATGCCTTATGCCCACAAACCAACTGAATAATGTCATTTATCACTGTCTTAATTCTATATTAGTAGATTTGAGGTCAGGAATATTATTAATTGGTTTATATTAATGACACTGATATTGCGTGGgtgaaatatttaatcaaaaacaTCTTACTGCTGTAACCTGGTGACACAATACAAGCAGGTTTAACTTAATTTCAACTTAATTACATCAGTTGTTTAACTTCATGTGATGCAGATGATCCAACCGAAAAGCGAAGAGTGCGACCACATCAAGTTTCTGATCGAGGAGAAGGACTCGGAGGAAGAAGCGTTCTACGAGGACCTGGATGGCTTCGAGGAAAATGGCACACAGGAGACTCGGATCAGCCCGTACACTTTTTGCAAGGCATTCCCATTCCACCTCATGTTTGACAAGGACCTGATGCTCACACAGTGTGGGAATGCCATTTATCGGGTCCTGCCTCAGGTGTGCATTTTGGATgcaaaagtctgttttcatgcAGCAAAGTCAGCaattaattatgttttagtAAGACTTACATTTTATTCCCCAGCTCCAGCCTGGCACCTGCATCCTGCCTTCAGTTTTTTCTCTGGTCCGTCCTCACATTGACTTCAGTTTTCATGGCATCCTCTCCCACATCAACACCGTCTTCGTTCTGCGAAGCAAGGTAGATTCAGTTTTTGTCACAGTGCTGTTGGCTAATCACATCAGTACTCTTCAGATATTAACATACCTTTCCTGGAGGCAAGAGGCACTTAAACACACTTAAGTCTAAATGATCAAAACATGGTTTGATTGTATATGACAGAATGTGTTTATAGTCTTATACATTAATATTTATGAGTTCACAGATATTTTTAGCAGCTGCATAACATTTTGACTGTTGGTTTCATTAAGGCTGTTAATAAGGATAAAATTGTTTACACGCAGGGATCACAGAGCATGTAAacaatgaatcatttaaaaaaagtgattttaataCTGCAGTTTATGCATGGAGCAAAGAGTGCAAGTGTCTTAATGTCCTGAAAAAAAGAGCTAAACATAAGATAGTTCTGGGAGAATTGAGAAActggacagaggacagagtgGAAAGGTAAAGATATGTGTTGAGGAGTGAGAAATCAAATGGAAACTCAAGAGGGAGGAGTACGTAGTAAGAATAGGAAACAgttgaatttgcatttttgtgtgtaCTCAGTATAGACGGTGTGTACTCAGTGTAGACAGTAAATGCTGAGGTGTTAAAATAATAGCTGCAGTTCCTTGAAAATCCATGAAAACTGAACTTATTGTCTCCAATTGTGGATGAAGTATGTAACACtataggcacaaaaaaaaacacagctttaaaAATTAGCGTGAACTGAACTGTTGCCCAGTTTTGAAGCAGATTTGGAGGAGAACATATAATGAAATATTCATAAGTGTGATGTAATCCTGACAGGAGGGCCTGCTGAATGTGGAGACTGTGGAGAACGAGGACGAGCTGACTGGGGTGGAGATCAGCTGTCTGAGATTGAAAGGACAGATGATTTACTTGCCCGAGGCGGA containing:
- the gucy1b1 gene encoding guanylate cyclase soluble subunit beta-1; the encoded protein is MYGFVNHALELLVLRNYGPEVWEDIKREAQLDIEGQFLVRIIYEDGKTYDLVAAASKVLKIDAGEILQLFGKMFFEFCQESGYDTILRVLGSNVREFLQNLDALHDHLGTIYPGMRAPSFRCTDAEKGNNLILHYYSEREGLQDIVIGIIKTVAQQIHGTEIEMKMIQPKSEECDHIKFLIEEKDSEEEAFYEDLDGFEENGTQETRISPYTFCKAFPFHLMFDKDLMLTQCGNAIYRVLPQLQPGTCILPSVFSLVRPHIDFSFHGILSHINTVFVLRSKEGLLNVETVENEDELTGVEISCLRLKGQMIYLPEAENILFLCSPSVMNLDDLTRRGLYLSDIPLHDATRDLVLLGEQFREEYKLTQELEILTDRLQHTLRALEDEKKKTDRLLYSVLPPSVANELRHKRPVPAKRYDNVTILFSGIVGFNAFCSKHASAEGAIKIVNLLNDVYTRFDILTDSRNNPYVYKVETVGDKYMTVSGLPEPCTHHAKSICHLALDMLEIAGQVKVDDEPVQITIGIHTGEVVTGVIGQRMPRYCLFGNTVNLTSRTETTGEKGKINVSEYTYRCLQSAENADPQFHLEYRGPITMKGKKEPMKVFFLSRNPTDSESTIVKA